The genomic stretch GGTCCCGGTGTCGGTGATGCGGAGGAACCAGAGCATCGGCGCGGCGACGTAGTGGAGCCCGGCGGGAGGTTCCTGCCCGGCCTCGGCCTTGTCGTTCACGATGCCGCCGTTCGCGTTGACGAAGGAGCCGTAGAGGTTCGAGTGGTGGTCCTTGTCCTTCTGGGTGATCTCGAACTGGCCGGGGCGGGTGTCGTACCCTTCCTTGCCGGGGGAGATCGAGGTCGCGCCGACGACCTTGTCGCCCTGGTAGACGAAGAGCTTGCATGCGGTCAGCTGCACCTCGATCTTCGTGATCGGCTTCGTCGTGTCGGGCTCCCAGACGATCGGCATGAGGGAGCGGTTGCTGTAGTAGTAATCGGGTTCGCCGTCGCTGGCGCGGCG from Verrucomicrobium sp. GAS474 encodes the following:
- a CDS encoding L,D-transpeptidase family protein; the encoded protein is MRLYPLSLSLLVAWIVACGPVAGARADLPSDTKKAPGFSQTVSSKGGSLKRRASDGEPDYYYSNRSLMPIVWEPDTTKPITKIEVQLTACKLFVYQGDKVVGATSISPGKEGYDTRPGQFEITQKDKDHHSNLYGSFVNANGGIVNDKAEAGQEPPAGLHYVAAPMLWFLRITDTGTGLHAGYVTGTPVSHGCIRMPPTFAEDLFNLAQVGTKVEVKP